The window TTATCTATTAAGAAACTTCTTACCATTCACAATTATAATCCCCTTATAATCTTTGTCAACTTGTTGCCCAGCAAGATTATAAATAGGACCATCGAAAACAGTCTTCTCACTCACCATAGGCCCTTGTATTTCTAATGCGACATCAAAGCCAAGAAAACTCTTTGCATTTGTGGTCTTTGATGGTGTATACACAAGATAGGCTTTATGAGCATCTGTATTAAAAGCTTTTCCATTTGGCTCTTTCCAATAGAAGCCCACTCCATTACTACCTTTACCAAACACATAGTACACCTCACCGCCTGACGTTATTGTATTAATATCAGAGCCACGCAGCGCATTATTAGAATCAGTTTCACCTGTCTTACTTGTTTCTTCAAAGAAATACTTACCTTCCTTTGCCTCTAAAACAACGGCTGTACCCTTGGGGAGAACATCTCCTTCTTTATACTCCTTACTTTGAGAGAGAACATTACCTTTAATCTTATAAGTACGTGCAACGACACCCTTAGGAATAATAAAAGACTTGTTACCATAATAGAGTGTTGCCCTCTCTGCAGATGAAACAGCAATAGAAACGCCCTTGTCATATTTAACTTCTATTGATTTAATATATGCCGCTTGCGAAGCAGAAGAAGTAAAAATCACTTCATCAGATTCACCATTCCATTCTTGTTTATAAAAATATTTACTACCATCACGGAATTTGGCATATGGAAGTTGACCACTTTCTATATTATATACTTTTATTAGATATTTTATGTCAGAAACAACAAAAACAACTGATGTTATTAAACTGTTGTCACCTTTTATCGTTAGCAATCCACCGAAAATAAGTTGAAGAAAATTACTACCCTTGCTATCAATTAGTGAAGGCGTAAAAGGCTTTCCCGAACGATCAGTTATTTTCAAAGTAATACCATCCTTCTCCATAATGCTTTGGACTTCTTGAGAAGAACTTGAAAAATCAAATGTAACGGAATTCTGTGCCCATATTGTTACAGGCAGCAGTAGCATTAGAAATAATACTATTAACTTTTTGGTCATAGTTATTAAGTTGTATGTTTTATCAATCAAGTTTGTAGCCAATTAACATACACGCTACTAAGCGGAAAATAGGTGTTGTAGACTACTCTTTCACAATAAAATGTTTAGTTCTTATTGATGCAAAGATAAATAAAAATCAACAAAAAGTAAATAAATCAGAACCAAGAATATACAAATCAAGGATTAAACTCTTTAAAAATAAGTTTTACATCTATGGTTCTTTTCTATTCACCACACCCTCTTTACACTTAAAAAGAGCTCTGTGTAAAAACTCAAATTACCAGCGGTAAAACGGTAATAATCCTTATCTATCGAATTATTTTCACGAAAAGAAATATTTATTTACGTGAACAAAAATATTTCTTTTCATGAAGAAAAATATTTTTCTTCATGAAAAGAAATTAGAGAGATTAGTATTTTACTAAGAATCAGTCTTTTGCTACAACAGCCTTAAAGCTCATATCAAGTCCCTTAACACTATGGGTTAGTGCACCAAAAGAAATGAAATCCACGCCAGCTTGAGCGTAAGGAATCATCGTGTCAAAAGTAATTCCTCCACTTGACTCCGTCTCACAGCGTCCTGCTACAATTTCAACTGCTTTGCGAGTATCCTCTGGTGTGAAGTTATCAAACATAATACGATCGCAGCCTTCATTCAGAGCTTCTTCCAATTCAGTAAAGTTTCTTACCTCACATTCTATCTTGAGATTGTCCTTACCATGCTCCTTACAATACTGCTTTGCCATAGATATTGCATTATGTACACCACCGCAGAAGTCAACATGATTGTCTTTCAAGAGAATCATATCAAAGAGACCTATGCGATGATTCATACCACCACCAATCTTTACAGCCTCTTTTTCCAACATTCTCATTCCTGGTGTTGTCTTACGTGTGTCTAAAACGCGTGTCTTCGTACCAGCATCAATGAGTGCTTGCTGATACTTGTGGGTCATCGTTGCAATACCACTCATACGCTGCATGATATTGAGCATAAGGCGTTCTGTCTGCAAAAGGCTCTGCGTTCTACCTTTTACACTCATGACTATATCACCAGGCTTCACATGAGCACCATCTTCTATATAGACTTCTACCTGCAGTTCTGGGTCAAAAAGACGGAACACTCTTTTGGCAACATCTACTCCCGCCAAGACTCCCTCTTCCTTTATCAGTAATCTACTTTCACCCATAGCATCAGCAGGGATACAGCAAAGCGTTGTATGGTCACCATCACCTATATCCTCACTGAAAGCGAGTTCAATAAGTTTATCGTTTAATTCTTCTACTGATAACATAATTATTTGATTAAATTATAAACCTAAACTATTTGAAATATCTAACATTCTATGAATTGATTTGACTGCCTTCTTCGCCATCTCTGGCTCAACCTCGATAGCTGGCCATTCATACTTTAAGCAATTATACAGCTTTCGCAAAGTTATATACTTCATATACTCACACTCGTTACAAGGGCTATCACTATCATTAGGAGGGGCAGGAATAAAGGTCTTTTGTGGAGCCAATCTCTGCATTTCAACAAGAATACCGCTCTCCGTCACTACAATAAACTCTTGAGCATCATTCTCAACACTATACTTCAATAAGGCAGATGTACTTCCAACCTTATCAGCTAAGCAGAGTACAGTAGGTGGACACTCAGGATGAGCCAGTACTTTTGCAGCCGGATGTTCGCGTTTTAACTGCTGAATCTTCTCAACAGAGAATCTGTCATGCACTTCACATACACCATCCCAAAGCAACATCTCACGCCCTGTTTGCTCACTAATATAATGTCCTAAGTTCTTATCTGGACCAAAAATAATAGGAGTATCTTTTGGTAAAGACTCAACAATCTGTTTTGCGTTACTGCTCGTTACCACAACATCAGTTACCGCCTTGGTTGCTGCTGTTGTATTGACATAGCTTACCACAGTATGATTAGGGTGTGCTTTCACAAACTTCTCAAACTCATCAGCAGGACAACTCTCTGCTAATGAACAAGAGGCATTAAGGTCAGGAACGAGTATAGTCTTCTCAGGACATAAGATTTTATTCGTCTCACCCATGAAATGTACACCACACATAACAATGATATCGGCTTCTGTGGTTGCTGCCTTTTGTGCCAAAGCCAGACTATCACCTACAAAATCTGCCAACTCCTGAATTACGCCTTCTGTGTAATAATGTGCCATGATAAGCGCATTCTTTTCCTTACACATTCGACGAATTTCTGCTTTAACATCTGTTCCCTCAGGAATAGGTTCATCTATAAAACCCTGTTCCAGCCATTTTTTTTCAATCATTCTATTTTGTATTATAAGCTGAGAGTACAATGTTTATCGTGCCACTCTCAGTATCTATCTATACTCTTTTACTACTTCTTGTCGTATGCATGCTTCGGATAATCTACCGTGTAGTGCAATCCCCGACTTTCCTTACGCTCTATGGCTTGTCTTGTTATCAGATAACCGACATTTATCATATTACGAAGTTCGCATATATCCTTCGTTGCCGTAACACGCTTAAAGAGGCTTTCTGTTTCCTCATACAATAGGTCAAGCCTTGCCCAAGCACGTTTCAAACGTAAATCACTTCGCACAATACCAACATAATTGCTCATGATTTCACCTACTTCCTTAATACTCTGTGTGATTAAAACATGCTCTTCATTGGTCATTGTACCTTCATCGTTCCACTCTGGAATATTCGTATTAAAATCATAGGTGTCTATCATCCGTAGAGTATGTTCCGCTGCAGACTTAGCGTAGACGACCGCTTCTATCAGCGAATTGCTGGCAAGTCGGTTTCCTCCATGCAATCCCGTGCATGAGCATTCACCGACAGCATAAAGTCTATGAATAGAACTTTCTGCATTCAAATTGACCTTTATACCACCGCAGATATAGTGAGCACTTGGACAAACAGGAATATATTCTTTAGTTATATCAATCCCAACGCTCAAGCACTTCTCATAGATATGTGGGAAATGACGTTTTGTTTCTTCGGCATCCTTATGCGTTAAATCCAAGCATACATGGTCAAATCCGTGAATCTTCATCTCGTGATCAATAGCTCGAGCTACGATATCACGCGGAGCAAGAGAAAGACGCTTGTCATACTTCTGCATAAACTCCTGACCATCGGGAAGTCGCAACACTCCTCCGTAACCACGCATAGCCTCAGTAATCAGAAACGCTGGATGTGTCTCGGAAGGATTGTAAAGGACCGTAGGATGGAACTGTACAAACTCCATATCCTTTACTGTTCCCTTAGCACGATAAACCATTGCAATACCATCTCCAGTAGCTATCACAGGATTAGATGTCATTGCATAGACGGCTCCCACACCACCTGTAGCCATAAGTGTTACCTTACTTAAAAAGGTATCAACCTTTTGGGTTTCGGGATTGAGAATATACGCACCATAACATTCTATATCTGGGGTTCTTCGCGTCACCAACATTCCCAAGTGATGTTGTGTGATAATCTCAACAGCATAGTGATTTTCGAAGACAGTAATATTTGAGTTTGCCTTCACAGCCTCCATCAATCCACGCTGTATCTCAAATCCCGTGTCATCAGCATGATGAAGAATTCGGAAGTCACTATGCCCACCCTCACGATGTAGGTCGTATGTTCCATCTGTATTCTTATCAAAGTTAACACCCCACTTAACAAGTGCTTTGATAGCTTCAGGAGCATTACACACAACTTGTTTCACAGCCAAAGGGTCGGAAATATAATCACCAGCAATCATAGTATCGTTGATGTGTTTTTCAAAATTATCAATGGCAAGGTTCGTTACCGCAGCTATTCCTCCTTGCGCTTTAGCCGTATTGGCTTCACCCAAAGAAGTTTTGCAAACAAGGGCAACCTTTCCTTTACCACTATTTGCCACACTCAGTGCATAACTCATTCCTGCTATACCGCTGCCGATAACCAGAAAATCAAATTTGTGTATCATAAGATGATTTCGTCTGATATCAAAAAATTAATCGGTACAAAAGTAATAAAAAATACCATAACATTGGTAAGAAAGAGGATATATATTTATACGTGCATGAGAAAAGTTTTTCTACTCCTATCAAACACGAGTAACTTCCTTTCTGAATCAAGTATAAGTAAACAACATTCTGTCCCTTTTCAACCCTTGTGGTAATGCTTTTCATATACTGCACGAATACCACGCACATCTTGTGCGGAGGCTTAGCACCATTAGTGCGGAGTACTAACACATAATAAGGTTTCCTATAACTTGTGATATACTAATGAGATTTTCATCTTTATTTTATACTAAATCCTTATCCTTCTACTTCCATATTAAACAAGAAAAAACGCTATTCAATCCCCTTAAAAGAGGAAAGAATAGCGTTACTATTTAGTGGTTCTGTAATAAAAGATTACAGACTAAAGTTTTTACTGCTCGTCTGGAACAATGAGTTTATAACCCTTACCGTGGATATTAATAATCTCAATCTGTGGGTCTGGTTTCAAATGCTTACGCAACTTAGTGATATAAACGTCCATTGAACGTGCATTGAAATAGTTATCGTCAATCCAAATAGTCTTCAAAGCATAGTCACGCTGAAGAATCTCATTAGAGTGTGCACAAAGCAAAGCGAGCAACTCATTCTCCTTTGTTGTAAGCTTAGTAGCCTTCTCTGGGTTGTTATCCAGTGTGAGCAACTGCTTTTGTGTATCGAAAGTAAAGCGACCGATAGTGTACATTGTAGACTCCTTGGTCTTCTTTCCTCTTACACGACGGAGGATAGCCTCAATACGGAACACAAGTTCCTCCATAGAGAATGGCTTAGTAATATAATCATCAGCACCAATCTTGAAACCTTCCAAGATATCCTCTTTCAACTGCTTTGCAGTAAGGAAGATGATAGGAACTTCTGCATTAGCCTGACGGATCTCCTGTGCAAGTGTGAAACCATCTTTCTTTGGCATCATAACATCAAGCACACAGATATCATACTTGCTCTTCAAGAAGGCTCTGTATCCAACCTCACCATCAGGGCAGAGGTCAGCCTGAAAGCCTTTTGCCTGCAGATATTCACTCAACAGTGTTCCAAGATTCTCATCGTCTTCACACAACAGAATTTTCAATTTATCATCCATAACTTATACGTATTAAATTGTTTATACTCTTAATTATCTTTTATTCTTCATCCTCCTCATCACGAATAACGGGGAGTTTTATAACGAATTTTGTACCTTTACCATATTCACTCAGTACCTTGATTTCACCTTCATGAAGGTCAACCATCTTCTTAACGTATGCCAAACCTAATCCAAAGCCCTTGACATCATGAAGGTTACCAGTGTGAACGCGATAGAACTTATCAAATATCTTCTTTAAGTTCTCCTTCTTTATACCCTGACCTGTGTCACGTATTGAAAGATAGAGGTTCTCATTCGTATTCCATGTCTTCAAATAGACATCTAATGGTTGGTCTGCTTTCGCATATTTAACAGCGTTATCCAAGAGGTTGAATATGACATTCTGGAAATGCATTTCATCAACATACATGAGCGAATCAATCGCTTCAATCTCTGTATATACCTTACCGCCGGTATGCTCAACACGCAAACTAAAAGAGTGAGCGATTGTCTCTACCATCTCGTTCAGGTCGGTGTACTTCTTCTTTAATACAGCCTTCTTACGGTCGTACATACTCATTTGGAGTACCTTCTCAACAAGGAAGCGCAGACGTTTCGACTCATCGTTAACAACACCACCCAAGTGTTCAATCATCTTCGGACTCTTTGTCAGCGTCTTATCATTCATCATCTGAGCTGCCAGAGAAATACTTGCGATAGGCGTCTTGAGCTCGTGCGTCATGTTATTGATAAAGTCATTCTTTATTTCACTGTATCGTTTCTGTCGGAAGATAGTCACGATTGTGAAGATAAAGGTAACTAACAGCACGAAGGTGAAGATGATTGACGGAATCATAAACCGTACACTGGAGAAGATGTAGTTGTTCATCTGTGGGAAATGAACCTTGACAACACCCATTCTGTTTACAGGATCGTTGCGGAACAACACCTGAGAATAAGTATTCTCCTCACCATCACTTACATAATCAGGACATTTATAGACCTCTCGACCATCTTGTGTCGTCACCGTGAAATGATAAGGAATATTGATTCCATTGTTCATCATCTCCGCCTTTAAGTCCTGATCCAACAACTTAAAGTTGATTCTATTGCGTAAAGGTTTGTCTGAAGCGGAATAAAGGATATTATATATTACCTCTTCCAACATCGCCTTCTGATAGACGTAACGATTGAGAACAATCTCCTGCATATTGCGTTTTGTTGCAGACAGTGTACTACTATCATTGCGCAGAATCATAGCCTTCGGTATTAGAGATGGCTTTGCCTGAAGCAACTTTGCCTCGAATGAGGTATAACGTTCACCTTGATTATCTGTGACAGGAGCTTGATGTGCAG of the Prevotella melaninogenica genome contains:
- the nadC gene encoding carboxylating nicotinate-nucleotide diphosphorylase; the protein is MLSVEELNDKLIELAFSEDIGDGDHTTLCCIPADAMGESRLLIKEEGVLAGVDVAKRVFRLFDPELQVEVYIEDGAHVKPGDIVMSVKGRTQSLLQTERLMLNIMQRMSGIATMTHKYQQALIDAGTKTRVLDTRKTTPGMRMLEKEAVKIGGGMNHRIGLFDMILLKDNHVDFCGGVHNAISMAKQYCKEHGKDNLKIECEVRNFTELEEALNEGCDRIMFDNFTPEDTRKAVEIVAGRCETESSGGITFDTMIPYAQAGVDFISFGALTHSVKGLDMSFKAVVAKD
- the nadB gene encoding L-aspartate oxidase is translated as MIHKFDFLVIGSGIAGMSYALSVANSGKGKVALVCKTSLGEANTAKAQGGIAAVTNLAIDNFEKHINDTMIAGDYISDPLAVKQVVCNAPEAIKALVKWGVNFDKNTDGTYDLHREGGHSDFRILHHADDTGFEIQRGLMEAVKANSNITVFENHYAVEIITQHHLGMLVTRRTPDIECYGAYILNPETQKVDTFLSKVTLMATGGVGAVYAMTSNPVIATGDGIAMVYRAKGTVKDMEFVQFHPTVLYNPSETHPAFLITEAMRGYGGVLRLPDGQEFMQKYDKRLSLAPRDIVARAIDHEMKIHGFDHVCLDLTHKDAEETKRHFPHIYEKCLSVGIDITKEYIPVCPSAHYICGGIKVNLNAESSIHRLYAVGECSCTGLHGGNRLASNSLIEAVVYAKSAAEHTLRMIDTYDFNTNIPEWNDEGTMTNEEHVLITQSIKEVGEIMSNYVGIVRSDLRLKRAWARLDLLYEETESLFKRVTATKDICELRNMINVGYLITRQAIERKESRGLHYTVDYPKHAYDKK
- a CDS encoding response regulator transcription factor, with translation MDDKLKILLCEDDENLGTLLSEYLQAKGFQADLCPDGEVGYRAFLKSKYDICVLDVMMPKKDGFTLAQEIRQANAEVPIIFLTAKQLKEDILEGFKIGADDYITKPFSMEELVFRIEAILRRVRGKKTKESTMYTIGRFTFDTQKQLLTLDNNPEKATKLTTKENELLALLCAHSNEILQRDYALKTIWIDDNYFNARSMDVYITKLRKHLKPDPQIEIINIHGKGYKLIVPDEQ
- a CDS encoding sensor histidine kinase — protein: MKKKTIWTIAIIMGLSFLGLLLLQLNYIEEMAEMKKEQFDESVNRALYQASRNMELNETLRYLEDDVNKKERSQDDEQSTDKDTSTAAHQAPVTDNQGERYTSFEAKLLQAKPSLIPKAMILRNDSSTLSATKRNMQEIVLNRYVYQKAMLEEVIYNILYSASDKPLRNRINFKLLDQDLKAEMMNNGINIPYHFTVTTQDGREVYKCPDYVSDGEENTYSQVLFRNDPVNRMGVVKVHFPQMNNYIFSSVRFMIPSIIFTFVLLVTFIFTIVTIFRQKRYSEIKNDFINNMTHELKTPIASISLAAQMMNDKTLTKSPKMIEHLGGVVNDESKRLRFLVEKVLQMSMYDRKKAVLKKKYTDLNEMVETIAHSFSLRVEHTGGKVYTEIEAIDSLMYVDEMHFQNVIFNLLDNAVKYAKADQPLDVYLKTWNTNENLYLSIRDTGQGIKKENLKKIFDKFYRVHTGNLHDVKGFGLGLAYVKKMVDLHEGEIKVLSEYGKGTKFVIKLPVIRDEEDEE
- the nadA gene encoding quinolinate synthase NadA; this translates as MIEKKWLEQGFIDEPIPEGTDVKAEIRRMCKEKNALIMAHYYTEGVIQELADFVGDSLALAQKAATTEADIIVMCGVHFMGETNKILCPEKTILVPDLNASCSLAESCPADEFEKFVKAHPNHTVVSYVNTTAATKAVTDVVVTSSNAKQIVESLPKDTPIIFGPDKNLGHYISEQTGREMLLWDGVCEVHDRFSVEKIQQLKREHPAAKVLAHPECPPTVLCLADKVGSTSALLKYSVENDAQEFIVVTESGILVEMQRLAPQKTFIPAPPNDSDSPCNECEYMKYITLRKLYNCLKYEWPAIEVEPEMAKKAVKSIHRMLDISNSLGL